A DNA window from Actinomycetota bacterium contains the following coding sequences:
- a CDS encoding CaiB/BaiF CoA-transferase family protein has translation MGGVLEGLKIVELGDGLSVAQVGNVFADFGAEVVTIEPPLGIALRKEPGYLFIGRGKKSVVLDCHVPQQAEQALKLMSQADVVVTSVRQKTLQAWGLDPKSVQSVNPKAVIAIVTGWGLDGPLADVKGHESLVMATVGANSVNQRLTLAPGPNFITVPFAAWSASQTLLHGIFAALRERESSGLGQIVDASLAHSLGAQDPWGQVNAVLTQRFPEAFTASAPVAADGSPNSSYTYKLLVAITSDGHWLQFSQVQPRLFRDFMLACGLGWMYEDPKWSEFVTMGTDTVMLPPSADAAMKMEFWDLLIDIVKGKTLKEWQAIFDEWPNVFAEVFRRGTDLLRHPQMEVEGQLVTIKDRRHGDVLMPGPLIRMSRTPAQLGADAPHLDEHGDELRARADGLALEHTVVPSAVPNDLPLKGVTIMELGTYYAAPHGSTMLTDLGARVIKIEPIEGDPMRTAQAFPEAGGMKVLQGKESLCLNLGSPEAREILAKVIPLVDIVMCSFRMGVAERLGVTAEDLIKLNPNLMYLDCPGFGIRPPYGGRPAFAPTIAAGSGIAMRNVGSQIPEGVPIDNDAIRLMAVQASSGGGGGSAQPDGIASFAVGSALAMAAYLQARGVPGQSLLTTMLQSCGHCLGEMMVEFEGRWEPSSTDDEVLGLNALVRLYETSDGWVSLAAPSNTDWRKLSLALAPFDDLAGEPRFENSSLRAEHDPLLVQRLSAVFKQQSAAAWQKQLLAADVGCLECVQASPETIYVGALAEEHGWLATVEHPMIGAYPRLGPYAGFSRSRAVATVGGTKGQHTRAILEETGFEEAEITDYAERGIVAFS, from the coding sequence ATGGGTGGAGTTCTCGAGGGACTGAAGATCGTCGAACTTGGCGACGGGCTCTCAGTAGCCCAAGTCGGCAATGTCTTCGCAGACTTCGGTGCCGAGGTGGTCACCATTGAGCCGCCTCTCGGGATCGCCCTGCGCAAGGAGCCTGGCTACCTGTTCATTGGTCGGGGCAAGAAGAGCGTGGTGCTTGATTGCCATGTGCCGCAACAGGCGGAGCAGGCATTGAAGTTGATGTCACAGGCGGATGTGGTGGTGACCTCCGTGCGGCAGAAGACTTTGCAGGCATGGGGGCTGGACCCCAAGAGTGTGCAGTCGGTCAATCCCAAAGCTGTCATCGCGATTGTCACGGGTTGGGGGCTGGATGGCCCGCTTGCAGATGTCAAAGGTCACGAATCGCTGGTCATGGCCACGGTGGGGGCGAATTCAGTCAATCAGCGGTTGACTTTGGCGCCTGGGCCCAACTTCATCACCGTTCCTTTCGCTGCGTGGAGCGCCTCGCAGACTCTGCTGCACGGAATCTTCGCCGCCCTTCGCGAGCGAGAATCCAGTGGACTCGGGCAGATCGTGGACGCATCACTGGCTCACTCCCTTGGAGCACAGGATCCTTGGGGCCAAGTCAACGCTGTTCTCACCCAGCGCTTTCCCGAGGCATTCACCGCCTCGGCGCCCGTCGCGGCTGATGGAAGCCCGAACTCCAGCTACACCTACAAGCTGCTCGTGGCGATCACTAGCGATGGCCACTGGCTGCAGTTCTCGCAAGTGCAGCCCAGGCTCTTCCGCGACTTCATGCTCGCCTGCGGCTTGGGGTGGATGTATGAGGATCCGAAGTGGAGCGAGTTCGTCACGATGGGCACGGACACCGTCATGCTTCCGCCTTCGGCAGATGCTGCGATGAAGATGGAGTTCTGGGATCTGCTGATAGACATCGTCAAGGGCAAGACCCTGAAGGAATGGCAGGCGATCTTCGACGAGTGGCCCAATGTCTTCGCCGAGGTCTTTCGCCGGGGTACTGATTTGCTGCGCCATCCGCAGATGGAAGTCGAGGGGCAGCTCGTCACCATCAAGGATCGCCGCCACGGTGATGTGCTCATGCCCGGACCACTCATTCGGATGAGCAGAACGCCTGCGCAACTCGGCGCCGATGCCCCACATCTCGATGAACATGGCGATGAGCTTCGTGCGCGCGCGGATGGGCTCGCGCTCGAGCACACAGTCGTGCCGAGCGCGGTGCCAAATGACCTGCCGCTCAAGGGTGTGACGATCATGGAGTTGGGCACGTACTACGCGGCTCCACACGGATCGACCATGCTCACCGATCTGGGTGCTCGCGTGATCAAGATCGAGCCGATCGAGGGTGACCCGATGCGCACCGCTCAGGCTTTTCCGGAAGCTGGCGGCATGAAAGTCCTGCAGGGCAAGGAATCGCTTTGTCTCAACCTTGGCTCTCCTGAGGCGCGGGAGATCCTGGCCAAGGTGATCCCGCTGGTCGACATCGTCATGTGCTCATTTCGCATGGGCGTTGCAGAACGTTTGGGCGTCACAGCCGAAGACCTCATCAAGCTCAATCCAAATCTCATGTATCTGGATTGTCCCGGCTTTGGCATCCGGCCGCCGTACGGCGGCCGTCCAGCATTCGCACCGACGATTGCTGCAGGAAGCGGCATCGCCATGCGCAACGTCGGGAGCCAGATCCCTGAGGGTGTCCCCATCGACAATGACGCCATTCGACTGATGGCCGTGCAGGCAAGTTCAGGTGGTGGCGGTGGCTCGGCTCAGCCCGACGGCATTGCCTCGTTCGCCGTTGGCAGTGCGCTTGCCATGGCTGCCTACCTCCAAGCCAGGGGAGTCCCCGGACAGTCCCTGCTCACCACGATGCTCCAGTCCTGCGGTCATTGTCTGGGCGAGATGATGGTCGAGTTCGAAGGACGATGGGAGCCGAGTTCAACCGATGATGAAGTACTCGGACTTAATGCGCTTGTGCGCCTATACGAGACCAGCGACGGCTGGGTGTCGTTGGCGGCGCCCTCGAACACTGATTGGCGCAAGCTTTCCTTGGCACTCGCGCCATTCGATGATCTCGCAGGCGAACCACGATTCGAGAACTCCAGCTTGCGAGCTGAACATGATCCACTGCTGGTTCAGCGCCTGAGTGCAGTCTTCAAGCAACAGTCGGCTGCCGCGTGGCAGAAGCAACTGCTTGCCGCCGACGTGGGGTGCCTTGAGTGCGTGCAGGCCAGCCCGGAGACGATCTACGTTGGCGCCCTCGCAGAAGAACACGGTTGGCTTGCCACGGTCGAGCATCCAATGATCGGCGCCTATCCCCGACTTGGTCCCTACGCCGGCTTCTCGCGTTCTCGCGCGGTAGCCACAGTTGGCGGAACAAAGGGCCAGCACACGCGCGCGATCTTGGAGGAGACCGGCTTTGAGGAGGCCGAGATCACCGACTATGCGGAGCGTGGCATCGTCGCCTTCAGCTAG
- a CDS encoding DUF2889 domain-containing protein, producing the protein MTITVPVELFPRGPAVAAPARRAGSVRRTSTIDSTWPDGMEANRTVIGRSRDLFTPLDGGEPIVVAEDVLIATVAPDRQIVAMETQPPRDEVQVLVGAQGGSNSRGRVVDAVPEEVEAGTPLYLLLDDLSGATLVGGVAYRFWESEEAQEERMRQMKKLVGVRVMEGICAGFQPGSSALNADGSNRGLGDSKPVPPIDNADDPWAWHELTAPLEPSHRRSRRIDLWLEDGVVHIETFFQDSYTTPDGHREAVHEYVVSATADPVTGEVISIGADPRVLPHYECPLATVAVSRMVGQPLRGFRDSVNEKLPGIDGCTHMNDTLRSLAEVPVLVPHLM; encoded by the coding sequence ATGACGATCACGGTGCCCGTTGAGCTGTTTCCCAGGGGTCCAGCGGTAGCAGCCCCTGCCCGACGCGCTGGATCGGTGCGTCGGACTTCGACCATCGACAGCACCTGGCCCGATGGTATGGAAGCAAACCGCACGGTGATCGGTCGCTCGCGTGACCTCTTCACCCCGCTCGATGGCGGAGAGCCGATTGTCGTGGCTGAAGATGTGCTGATCGCGACCGTGGCACCGGATCGGCAAATTGTCGCGATGGAGACGCAGCCCCCTCGCGATGAGGTGCAGGTGCTCGTTGGTGCGCAAGGCGGAAGTAACTCGCGTGGGCGCGTTGTGGATGCGGTTCCCGAGGAAGTTGAGGCAGGCACACCGCTGTATCTCTTGCTCGACGATCTGTCCGGAGCAACCCTCGTCGGTGGCGTTGCCTATCGGTTCTGGGAATCTGAGGAAGCCCAGGAGGAGCGAATGCGGCAGATGAAGAAACTGGTTGGCGTACGCGTCATGGAAGGCATCTGCGCAGGATTCCAGCCGGGGTCATCAGCGTTGAATGCAGACGGCAGCAACAGGGGTTTGGGTGATAGCAAGCCAGTCCCACCGATAGACAACGCGGACGACCCATGGGCTTGGCACGAGTTGACCGCTCCGCTGGAGCCTTCGCATAGGCGTTCACGCAGAATCGACCTGTGGCTTGAAGACGGCGTGGTGCATATTGAAACCTTCTTTCAGGATTCCTACACGACACCCGATGGTCACCGTGAAGCTGTCCATGAATATGTGGTGTCGGCGACCGCCGATCCCGTGACTGGTGAAGTCATCAGCATCGGTGCAGATCCTCGCGTGCTTCCGCACTATGAGTGTCCACTTGCGACGGTGGCTGTGTCACGGATGGTTGGTCAGCCGCTGCGCGGATTCCGCGACTCAGTCAACGAGAAGCTCCCAGGCATTGACGGCTGCACGCACATGAATGACACTCTCCGCTCGCTTGCTGAGGTGCCAGTGCTGGTACCTCATCTGATGTAG
- a CDS encoding thiolase, with product MTKEPTTAIAGIGRTPYFKRGQSVPRTKLQMACQAIKHACDDAGISVKDIDGFAYYSGGFDTARIAQMLGIPEITFTASLTGGGGGSAGAIGLAAAAIDSGQASHVVSLMTLQQTPDARLGAAFATKGKSAYSAPSESHVDFVAPSGLFAPGQMMSVLAMRHMHLYGTRREAFAEIAISQRENAIKRPTSRFSDPITLDDYFGARMISDPLCLFDYTQENDGAVAVITTSASRARDLQQPPAYVLAAAHGGAGRWGLAYQQMQMPDEYFTSSGHRPVAKRLYEIAGITPTDVDVALLYDHFSPMVLMQIEDYGFCDIGEGGAFVEAGNIRFGTGTIPVNTHGGNLSEAYIIGMTHVYEAVEQVRGTAVNQVKDARIALATGGPASIPTSGLLLRN from the coding sequence ATGACCAAAGAACCAACCACTGCGATCGCCGGCATTGGGCGCACGCCCTATTTCAAGCGCGGGCAGTCCGTACCGAGAACGAAACTCCAAATGGCTTGTCAGGCGATCAAGCATGCTTGCGATGACGCCGGCATCAGCGTCAAGGATATTGACGGCTTCGCGTACTACTCGGGCGGATTCGATACTGCACGGATCGCACAGATGCTGGGCATTCCTGAGATCACTTTCACCGCATCGCTCACAGGAGGCGGTGGAGGTTCTGCTGGCGCCATTGGGCTCGCCGCCGCTGCCATTGACAGCGGGCAAGCCAGTCATGTGGTCAGTCTGATGACCTTGCAGCAGACACCTGATGCTCGCTTGGGTGCCGCCTTCGCGACTAAGGGCAAGAGCGCGTATTCGGCACCCAGTGAATCCCATGTGGATTTTGTGGCGCCTTCGGGTCTGTTCGCTCCCGGCCAGATGATGTCAGTTCTCGCCATGCGCCACATGCACCTGTACGGCACTCGCCGCGAGGCCTTCGCAGAGATCGCCATATCTCAACGTGAGAACGCGATCAAGCGGCCTACCTCCAGATTCTCAGATCCGATCACACTCGATGACTACTTCGGGGCACGGATGATCTCTGACCCGCTCTGCCTCTTCGACTACACCCAGGAGAATGACGGCGCAGTCGCAGTGATCACCACGAGTGCCTCCAGGGCTCGGGACCTGCAGCAACCTCCGGCCTACGTGTTGGCCGCGGCGCATGGTGGCGCAGGACGATGGGGTCTGGCGTACCAGCAGATGCAGATGCCCGACGAGTACTTCACCTCTTCGGGCCATCGGCCAGTGGCCAAGCGCCTGTACGAGATAGCCGGTATCACGCCCACTGATGTCGATGTCGCACTGCTCTACGACCACTTCTCTCCCATGGTTCTCATGCAGATCGAGGACTATGGCTTCTGCGATATTGGCGAAGGTGGCGCGTTCGTCGAAGCTGGCAACATTCGCTTCGGGACAGGCACTATCCCGGTCAACACACATGGTGGAAATCTCTCCGAGGCGTACATCATCGGCATGACACATGTGTATGAAGCCGTCGAACAGGTACGCGGCACTGCGGTGAACCAGGTCAAGGATGCCCGGATCGCGCTCGCCACTGGCGGACCGGCATCTATCCCGACCAGCGGACTACTACTGAGGAATTAG
- a CDS encoding OB-fold domain-containing protein has protein sequence MKSALAQAGLGEFATLNVDTFTKPFWDAAREHRLVVPQCDDCGTFHLPPSPFCHECDGEALSYTEVPGTGEVYSFTIVRHPVVPALASVVPYVIAVVDLDGAPGARLVGNVIDCVPEAVHIGSKVTVVYDDIDDDVTIPRFVLN, from the coding sequence ATGAAATCTGCACTGGCACAGGCTGGCCTTGGCGAGTTCGCCACTCTCAACGTCGACACGTTCACCAAACCGTTCTGGGATGCCGCTCGCGAGCATCGCCTTGTGGTTCCGCAGTGTGACGACTGTGGAACATTCCATCTCCCACCATCGCCGTTCTGTCATGAGTGTGACGGTGAAGCGCTTTCGTATACCGAAGTCCCGGGTACCGGAGAGGTGTACTCGTTCACGATCGTGCGTCATCCAGTTGTGCCGGCGCTGGCTTCCGTGGTCCCTTATGTGATTGCAGTTGTCGATCTCGACGGAGCGCCAGGAGCTCGCTTGGTCGGCAACGTCATCGACTGTGTGCCCGAGGCTGTTCACATCGGATCGAAGGTCACTGTCGTCTATGACGACATCGATGACGATGTGACCATCCCCCGCTTCGTATTGAACTAA
- a CDS encoding amidohydrolase family protein: MGKIWANSGDSHFVEPENLFADRLPADLAERMPRSVKDADGLWETVYVDGQEFRRRMPSNSSGISGAVLTAEEFRDKDRRPPGAENIPLRLEDLDIEGIWAELTFPSLGIWSFNIRDPKLALAGSMALNDWAAEMQSTSPRFVCTAALPLLDIDDAIKEAKRTAALGLKAVSLPTRPGLAGEVQHNYVDPFFDPLWDVLDDLGTRIAFHIGTEPHTPDIRTGVTHRGRGGAVMNYTETTFGGQRVACQMVASGALDQRPNLKVIVSEGGSGWVPFMADRLDEAYRQHSAAVSPKLNRLPGEILYEQVYASFQHDYRSSTTAYTAQGYKNGMFGSDYPHWEGTFGHTQKTLHELCDDLDPAVSRRIRIGAFAELFPHVPQPPADEA; encoded by the coding sequence ATGGGAAAGATCTGGGCCAACTCCGGAGACTCGCATTTCGTTGAGCCGGAGAATCTCTTTGCTGATCGTCTGCCAGCGGATCTTGCCGAGCGCATGCCGCGCAGCGTCAAGGACGCTGATGGCCTGTGGGAGACCGTCTACGTCGATGGCCAGGAATTTCGCCGTCGGATGCCAAGCAACAGCAGCGGCATCTCCGGTGCTGTGCTCACTGCAGAGGAGTTCCGCGACAAGGATCGACGTCCACCGGGCGCGGAGAACATCCCGCTGCGCCTGGAGGATCTGGACATCGAGGGCATCTGGGCAGAATTGACCTTCCCTTCGCTGGGCATCTGGTCCTTCAACATCCGCGACCCCAAGCTTGCGCTGGCAGGTTCAATGGCACTCAACGACTGGGCAGCTGAGATGCAGTCCACGTCACCACGCTTCGTCTGCACCGCAGCACTACCGCTGCTCGACATCGACGATGCCATCAAGGAGGCCAAGCGCACTGCTGCTCTGGGCTTGAAGGCGGTGTCGCTGCCGACTCGTCCGGGTCTTGCCGGCGAGGTCCAGCACAACTACGTGGATCCCTTCTTCGACCCGCTATGGGACGTGCTCGATGACCTGGGCACACGCATTGCCTTCCACATTGGCACCGAGCCGCACACGCCAGACATCCGAACCGGTGTTACGCACCGTGGGCGCGGCGGTGCAGTCATGAACTACACCGAGACAACTTTTGGTGGACAACGAGTGGCGTGTCAGATGGTTGCCTCTGGCGCGCTGGACCAGCGGCCGAACCTGAAGGTCATCGTGTCCGAAGGTGGTTCTGGCTGGGTGCCATTCATGGCCGATCGCTTGGACGAGGCATACCGCCAGCACTCTGCTGCGGTGAGTCCGAAACTGAACCGGCTTCCGGGCGAGATCCTCTACGAACAGGTCTACGCGTCCTTCCAGCATGACTACCGCTCCTCCACCACGGCGTACACCGCCCAGGGCTACAAGAACGGAATGTTCGGAAGCGACTACCCACACTGGGAAGGCACGTTCGGTCACACGCAGAAGACCCTGCACGAACTGTGCGACGACCTCGACCCAGCGGTCAGTCGGCGAATCCGCATCGGCGCCTTCGCCGAGCTCTTCCCGCATGTTCCGCAGCCACCAGCGGACGAGGCATAA
- a CDS encoding SDR family oxidoreductase yields MSTDALEFTGKVALVTGGGKGIGGAISEMLAARGASVAINFRSDSVLAQETCDRINASGGQAKLFRADITSEQAREQLVLDVKAQLGSIDLLVNNAAYTKIQDPHELTFRTWKAMFAANLDAAFHLTWLVKDDMLAKGAGGVVNISSNSAERPSSNSLAYGTTKAALNAFTARASLALAPTVRINGVSPGFTETPRVATVDAETQKQMRAGIPMGRAGTSEEIAEMTCYLLSEKGSYITGQTFSVSGGPS; encoded by the coding sequence ATGAGTACTGACGCACTTGAGTTCACTGGCAAGGTCGCACTTGTGACAGGTGGGGGCAAAGGCATCGGGGGCGCGATCTCAGAGATGCTTGCCGCGCGGGGCGCATCCGTGGCCATCAACTTCAGAAGCGACTCTGTGCTTGCGCAGGAGACCTGTGATCGGATCAATGCTTCAGGAGGGCAGGCGAAACTCTTCCGGGCCGATATCACCAGTGAGCAGGCGCGCGAGCAACTTGTTTTGGATGTGAAAGCCCAACTCGGATCGATTGACTTGCTTGTGAACAATGCCGCATACACCAAAATCCAAGATCCGCACGAACTCACCTTCCGGACCTGGAAGGCAATGTTCGCGGCAAACCTCGACGCGGCCTTCCACCTCACCTGGCTGGTCAAGGACGACATGCTCGCCAAGGGCGCAGGCGGGGTTGTCAACATATCCTCGAACTCAGCGGAGCGACCCAGTTCCAACTCCCTTGCCTATGGCACCACCAAGGCGGCACTGAATGCCTTCACCGCACGTGCCAGCCTGGCCCTGGCGCCCACGGTGCGGATCAATGGAGTATCGCCAGGCTTCACCGAGACGCCACGTGTTGCAACGGTTGATGCGGAGACTCAGAAGCAGATGCGTGCCGGCATTCCGATGGGCCGCGCGGGCACTTCCGAGGAGATCGCCGAGATGACCTGCTACCTGCTCTCTGAGAAGGGTTCCTACATCACCGGTCAGACCTTCTCGGTATCAGGTGGGCCCAGCTGA
- a CDS encoding SDR family oxidoreductase has protein sequence MESVQSKVAVVTGAASGIGRGTALALGSRGAIVVVADIDVDGAHVVVEEIKAAGGSAIGVRVDVGEDASFEDLKSQLLSEYGRVDIVMNNAGVITRGLPEHIPIEEWHRVINVNLFSVVRSHAAFLPLFLAQGSGHFVNTASFAGLMSYSYDRMPYSASKAAIVQISEGLALYAKPQGIGVTVLCPGPVATNIGKNMPSFGPDTPTRGPGPQFQMRDAEEVGHEVVDAIEADQFWLPTDYQIREILVSRAEDWDGYVNRQIASMK, from the coding sequence ATGGAATCAGTGCAGAGCAAGGTCGCGGTCGTCACCGGAGCTGCCAGCGGCATTGGGCGCGGTACCGCGCTCGCTTTGGGATCAAGGGGTGCGATCGTCGTAGTTGCGGATATCGATGTTGACGGAGCGCATGTCGTCGTCGAAGAGATAAAGGCAGCTGGTGGCTCCGCTATTGGCGTTCGCGTTGATGTGGGCGAGGACGCGTCCTTCGAGGACTTGAAATCTCAGCTGCTATCCGAATATGGGCGCGTTGACATCGTTATGAACAACGCCGGTGTCATCACACGAGGCTTGCCGGAACACATACCGATCGAGGAGTGGCACCGTGTCATCAACGTCAATCTCTTCTCAGTCGTGCGAAGCCATGCAGCATTCCTTCCGCTCTTTCTCGCGCAGGGGTCCGGCCACTTCGTCAATACCGCGTCCTTTGCTGGCTTGATGAGCTACTCCTATGACCGGATGCCATATTCAGCATCGAAAGCCGCCATCGTGCAGATATCTGAAGGCTTGGCGCTCTACGCCAAGCCCCAAGGCATTGGGGTGACAGTTCTGTGTCCGGGCCCCGTTGCTACAAACATTGGCAAGAACATGCCGTCATTTGGACCTGACACACCAACACGCGGGCCCGGGCCCCAATTCCAGATGCGCGATGCCGAAGAAGTTGGCCATGAAGTGGTTGACGCAATTGAAGCCGATCAATTCTGGCTTCCAACCGACTATCAGATCCGCGAGATCTTGGTCTCGCGCGCGGAAGATTGGGACGGATACGTGAATCGTCAGATTGCATCGATGAAGTGA
- a CDS encoding CoA transferase — MGGPLAGRLVLELGDSLAIAQAGNLFADFGAEVILVEPPGGVALRSANGFAFMARGKKSLVLDCNIPTDAEQFLRLASQADVVLTSIRPSTLKRWGLDYATLAKVNPRLVFGLVTAWGLSGPLSSAKGSEGMVMAKVGANYAPQKVVDREGPIFTTVPFASWSAGQTVLQGVFAALRERETSGVGQMVDTSLAHSLGAQDPWTQALGVIAERFPDAFTPTAQTGSDGAPNTSFLFKLLVAITKDGYWVQFAEVQPRLFRAFMHAAGLDWMYEDPKWAEFMRLATDTVTLPDSADSAQRFEFWDLLYEIVRSRTLAEWQVAFDEDPNVFAEVFRRGTTLLHHPQMEVERQLVTIHDRELGGVLQPGALIRFDSTPAELGADAPRLGEHQEELLKRAADIAVAPKQFSAKSEPGLPLAGLTILELGTFYAAPYGATILTDLGARVIKIESLEGDPMRTQQAFPEVGAMKVLQGKESVALDLATPECRDVLAAMAPSIDLVLCAFRMGVADRLGVGATDLLKLNPNIMYLESPGFGLKAPYGNRPAFAPVIGAGSGMAMRNVGQLIPEGVPDDFDVIRLLAAKLTAGGGNAAAQADGVAALGVGTALAFAAYLQTQGIPGQALLTTMLQSCAHALAEIMVEYPNRPDAPTAGVDLYGLNALYRLYPTGGDGWVFLSAPKPSEWTRLVQALGGEDRLGSDARFISAESRRHNDAALADALVEFFSKQNAAEWESQLLARDIGCVEVNSMPPNRVFMTELAEAHNWLASAESPVIGEYPRLRAYAGFSRSSTINPAGCTLGQHTAEVLNEFGFSDEYIEDLVTRGIAKV; from the coding sequence ATGGGCGGACCGCTAGCTGGAAGGCTTGTACTCGAACTCGGCGACAGCCTTGCCATCGCACAAGCAGGCAATCTGTTCGCCGACTTTGGTGCTGAGGTGATTCTTGTGGAGCCGCCAGGCGGAGTCGCGCTTCGATCTGCCAACGGATTCGCGTTCATGGCTCGCGGCAAGAAGAGTCTGGTGCTCGACTGCAATATCCCCACAGACGCTGAGCAGTTCCTTCGACTCGCGTCGCAAGCAGACGTCGTGTTGACGTCGATTAGGCCATCCACACTCAAGAGGTGGGGACTGGATTACGCAACGCTGGCGAAGGTGAACCCGCGCTTGGTGTTCGGACTTGTGACCGCGTGGGGCTTATCAGGTCCACTTTCGAGTGCCAAGGGCAGCGAAGGCATGGTGATGGCCAAGGTGGGTGCCAACTATGCGCCCCAAAAAGTGGTGGATCGCGAGGGACCCATATTCACGACTGTGCCCTTCGCAAGTTGGAGTGCCGGGCAGACTGTTCTGCAGGGTGTCTTCGCAGCGTTACGTGAGCGCGAGACGAGTGGCGTGGGTCAGATGGTCGACACCAGCTTGGCACACAGCCTTGGTGCCCAGGATCCTTGGACTCAAGCCCTCGGGGTGATTGCCGAACGGTTTCCAGACGCTTTCACACCCACGGCGCAAACCGGCAGTGATGGGGCGCCTAATACAAGTTTCCTATTCAAGTTACTGGTCGCTATCACTAAGGATGGCTACTGGGTTCAATTTGCCGAAGTACAGCCGCGCCTGTTCAGGGCGTTCATGCACGCAGCTGGACTGGATTGGATGTACGAGGATCCCAAGTGGGCTGAATTTATGAGGCTTGCCACCGATACTGTCACGTTGCCGGACTCCGCAGACTCAGCCCAGCGCTTCGAGTTCTGGGATCTTCTGTACGAAATTGTGCGCAGCCGTACTTTGGCCGAATGGCAGGTCGCCTTCGACGAGGATCCGAACGTGTTCGCTGAGGTCTTTCGTCGTGGGACAACCTTGTTGCACCATCCGCAGATGGAGGTCGAGCGCCAACTCGTCACGATCCACGATCGCGAGCTGGGCGGTGTACTCCAACCTGGTGCGCTCATCCGCTTTGACAGCACACCGGCAGAGCTCGGCGCTGACGCACCAAGACTTGGTGAGCATCAGGAGGAACTGCTCAAGCGAGCGGCGGATATTGCCGTTGCTCCCAAGCAGTTCTCAGCGAAGTCCGAACCGGGACTGCCATTGGCCGGCCTGACCATTCTCGAGCTTGGCACCTTCTATGCAGCGCCATACGGGGCGACAATCCTCACCGATCTTGGCGCTCGAGTGATCAAGATCGAATCACTCGAAGGTGATCCGATGCGCACTCAGCAGGCTTTCCCTGAAGTTGGTGCGATGAAGGTCCTGCAAGGCAAAGAGTCAGTGGCCTTGGATCTTGCAACGCCAGAGTGTCGCGATGTCCTGGCAGCCATGGCCCCATCGATCGATCTCGTGCTGTGTGCATTCCGCATGGGTGTTGCTGATCGATTGGGCGTGGGGGCCACGGACCTGTTGAAGTTGAATCCGAACATCATGTATTTGGAGAGCCCGGGGTTCGGGCTCAAGGCGCCGTACGGCAACAGGCCCGCTTTCGCGCCGGTCATTGGCGCAGGCAGCGGCATGGCGATGCGCAATGTCGGTCAGTTGATTCCCGAAGGGGTCCCTGACGACTTCGACGTCATCCGGCTGCTCGCCGCAAAGCTGACGGCCGGCGGCGGTAATGCAGCCGCGCAAGCCGATGGCGTGGCAGCGCTTGGTGTCGGCACTGCACTGGCGTTCGCAGCATATTTGCAGACTCAGGGAATACCTGGGCAGGCCCTGCTCACCACAATGCTCCAGTCCTGTGCGCATGCACTTGCAGAGATTATGGTCGAGTACCCCAATCGACCTGATGCTCCGACTGCTGGCGTTGATTTGTACGGACTCAATGCGCTCTATCGCCTCTATCCGACAGGTGGCGACGGCTGGGTCTTCTTGAGTGCGCCAAAACCAAGTGAGTGGACTCGTCTGGTTCAGGCACTGGGCGGCGAAGACCGGCTTGGTTCCGATGCACGCTTTATCAGTGCAGAGTCGCGTCGGCACAACGATGCAGCACTAGCTGATGCTCTCGTGGAATTCTTCAGCAAGCAGAATGCGGCTGAATGGGAATCGCAATTGCTGGCACGTGACATTGGATGCGTGGAGGTCAATAGCATGCCGCCAAATCGGGTGTTCATGACTGAACTTGCAGAGGCGCACAACTGGTTGGCGTCTGCAGAGAGCCCGGTCATTGGCGAGTACCCACGATTGCGCGCCTACGCAGGATTCTCACGATCATCAACAATCAATCCGGCTGGATGCACTCTCGGCCAGCACACAGCGGAGGTACTGAACGAATTCGGCTTCTCTGATGAGTACATAGAGGATCTCGTCACTCGCGGCATTGCAAAAGTCTGA